The Pungitius pungitius chromosome 10, fPunPun2.1, whole genome shotgun sequence genome has a window encoding:
- the LOC119198980 gene encoding uncharacterized protein LOC119198980 — protein sequence MEAERTDNASVRTRKSKSSQSTASSATVRARARAEAAKARAAFAEEEAQLKVERAAKEAELQLGKAKLEAKLGALELRREAAAAIAQAEALEAAELDLEDSIKTDISSRANLQGEIVTRTKEYVEAQAEHNVVQTHASAHATFPAAASSEGSYVTWDPPSGRNLQLQERQEEVETHNRPSEHNTAPAKTKMIHQPLKPQLKAAAPSYVPVHAPYTPRVTPETEHLARFLARRDLVSTSLYQFDDKPENYLAWQSSFSNATTGLGLTSTEMLDLLIKWLGPESVKHIRRIRSVHVRNPDIALKKAWERLQECYAAPEVMEKSLFKRLDEFPRISNKDYGKLRDLGDLLMELQGAREEGYLTGLTYLDTARGIGPIVEKLPHGLQEKWLSVGSKFKEDNNGYFPPFNYFADFICHEARRRNDPSFIVLCANTNGLKSDKVVSNNYGRKISVHKTDISSGENSPPISPERKPGEKNCLIHNKPHPLRKCKVFRGKTLEERKSILKENGICFKCCTSASHLARDCKATVRCIECDSDRHHAAMHPGPPPQVYRRPTPPPDNGGEEEEHACDSTAISSHCTQVCGPEQIGRSCSKICLVRIYPQGQREKATNMYVILDDQSNRSLVRSDFFELFNIEGQSFPYSLKTCSGLVETSGRKAEGFQVESLDGQTILPLPPLIECNDILIDRSEIPTPDAARHHPHLRRVAAHIPGLDPKAEILILLGRDIVRVHKVRQQVNGPHNAPFAQRLDLGWVLVGDVCLGNAHKPAVSTFKTSVLENGRPSILRPCEGFMKLTEHVSHSREQKNKPHKASSKVLGLDVFNETESDNKPAPSIEDTIFLEIMEQETYRDTSNNWVAPLPFRVPRQRLSNNREQVFTRFTSLEKTLRRKTEMRDQFLEFMKKIFDNRHAEVAPILEENEECWYLPTFGVYHPQKPGSIRVVFDSSAKYFGTSLNGILLSGPDLNNSLIGVLIRFRKEQVAVMADIQQMFHCFLVRRDHRNYLRFLWYRDNDMSKDIIDYRMRVHVFGNSPSPSVAIYGLRRAIHEGAHKHGEDTVQFVEHHFYVDDGLISVPTEAEAISLLRRTQASLSESNLRLHKFASNSETVLQAFAPEDRAVPKDLDLSGEATPVQRSLGLLWETTTDTFTFAVSEHKKPFTRRGVLSTVNSVFDPLGMVAPVTIEGKGLLRELSVNACDWDAPLPEQKLKQWEAWRESLHDLSNLHIPRSYTATSLPNAVHTELCVFSDASTKAIGAVAYLRTIQAEGQVEVGFILGKAKLAPQSEPTIPRLELCAAVLAVEVAELIRDELELKFDAIKFYCDSKVVLGYIHNQTKRFYVYVHNRVRRIRQSTSPNQWFYVNTEDNPADHASRSVPASQLTKTMWFTGPAFLHKPNSSDTDSSQTFELVNSESDMEIRPEVSSFLTQTQNRGFTVTRLQRFSCMRALTRAIALLIHIAGTYRHDKSSECKGWHHCNLPRTPDELLQARHIIIRAAQEDVFAKELTALELGNAVSKNSSLHKLRPVLEGGLMRVGGRLKHADLSAQEINPIIVPKTSHVSLLLVRQYHEEVKHQGRHLTEGALRAAGFWVIGGKRLVVSVLHNCVVCRKLRRRTEGQLMADLPPERLHTCPPFTYVGVDVFGPWQIVTRRTRGGQAQSKRWAMLFCCMSSRAVHIEIIDSLDTSSCINALRRFFAIRGPAKQIRSDRATNFVSAAKELGLSQQKSDITVQNFLSQHGCSWVFNPPHASHMGGSWERMIGLSRRILDGILLQDRVQLTHDLLCTLMMEVTAIINARPLVPVSTDPESPFALSPAMILTQKVGVTPPPGDFTDNDLLSRQWKQVQVLADRFWRRWRQEFLPTLQARRKWRDVQRDLKEGDIVLLKNSQAARNAWPMARITAVFPGRDGKVRKVELKTADQGTVKVFLRPVSEVVLLLAED from the coding sequence ATGGAAGCAGAAAGGACTGACAATGCATCTGTGCGTACTAGGAAATCAAAAAGCTCTCAGTCAACAGCATCGAGTGCCACAGTAAGGGCACGCGCTAGAGCAGAGGCAGCGAAGGCACGAGCAGCGTTCGCTGAGGAAGAAGCACAGCTGAAAGTTGAAAGGGCAGCGAAGGAAGCGGAGCTTCAATTAGGAAAAGCAAAGCTGGAAGCCAAACTAGGCGCACTCGAGCTTCGAAGAGAGGCAGCTGCAGCCATTGCCCAAGCGGAGGCATTGGAAGCAGCTGAACTGGATCTAGAAGATTCAATCAAGACCGACATATCTTCTCGGGCAAATTTACAAGGCGAAATTGTAACACGCACTAAAGAATACGTCGAAGCGCAAGCCGAACATAACGTAGTACAAACTCATGCATCAGCCCATGCAACATTCCCTGCGGCAGCATCGTCAGAAGGGAGCTACGTCACATGGGATCCTCCATCAGGACGCAACTTACAGTTACAAGAAAGGCAAGAAGAGGTTGAAACCCATAATAGACCATCTGAGCATAACACAGCACCGGCGAAAACCAAGATGATACATCAGCCTCTCAAACCACAACTTAAGGCGGCAGCTCCATCGTATGTGCCTGTGCACGCACCATACACCCCAAGAGTGACACCTGAAACAGAACACCTGGCACGATTCCTGGCTCGTCGCGATTTGGTGAGTACGAGTCTCTACCAATTCGACGATAAACCTGAAAATTATTTAGCATGGCAGTCATCATTCAGCAACGCTACTACAGGCTTAGGACTCACCTCCACTGAAATGTTGGATTTGCTTATTAAATGGCTCGGACCAGAGTCCGTGAAACACATCAGAAGGATTCGCTCTGTACATGTCAGGAACCCAGATATAGCACTTAAAAAGGCCTGGGAACGCCTCCAAGAGTGCTACGCTGCACCTGAAGTAATGGAGAAGTCGCTTTTTAAGAGATTGGACGAATTCCCAAGAATATCAAACAAAGATTACGGGAAGCTGAGGGACCTAGGCGACCTTCTTATGGAACTTCAGGGTGCCAGAGAAGAAGGTTACCTCACAGGATTGACTTACCTGGATACCGCCAGAGGCATTGGTCCCATCGTGGAGAAACTCCCTCACGGGCTACAGGAGAAATGGCTCTCAGTCGGCTCCAAGTTTAAAGAAGATAACAATGGCTACTTTCCTCCATTCAATTACTTTGCCGACTTCATCTGCCATGAAGCACGCCGGAGAAATGACCCCAGTTTCATAGTTCTATGCGCCAACACCAACGGACTGAAGTCAGATAAGGTAGTCTCAAATAACTATGGAAGAAAGATATCCGTTCACAAGACTGACATCTCTTCTGGTGAAAACTCACCTCCGATCTCACCGGAGAGAAAGCCCGGTGAGAAAAACTGTCTCATTCACAACAAACCACATCCACTAAGGAAGTGCAAAGTATTTAGAGGCAAGACCCtcgaagaaagaaagagcatcCTCAAGGAGAACGGAATTTGTTTCAAGTGCTGCACATCAGCCAGTCATCTCGCAAGAGACTGTAAAGCAACAGTAAGGTGCATAGAGTGCGACAGTGACCGACATCATGCCGCTATGCATCCTGGCCCACCACCTCAAGTCTACAGAAGGCCTACACCCCCACCAGACAAtggcggggaggaagaggaacatgCTTGCGACAGCACAGCTATCTCGTCACACTGTACCCAGGTATGTGGTCCAGAGCAAATAGGAAGATCCTGCTCGAAGATCTGTCTGGTAAGGATATACCCTCAAGGTCAACGTGAGAAGGCAACCAACATGTACGTCATTTTGGACGATCAAAGCAACCGCTCGCTGGTGCGATCAGACTTCTTTGAGCTTTTCAACATCGAAGGCCAATCATTCCCCTACTCACTGAAGACTTGTTCCGGATTGGTTGAGACGTCAGGCAGGAAGGCAGAGGGTTTCCAGGTCGAATCGCTTGATGGACAGACTATCCTACCGCTACCACCGCTAATCGAGTGTAATGACATCCTCATCGATCGCTCTGAAATACCAACGCCTGATGCAGCCCGTCACCATCCTCACCTACGAAGGGTAGCGGCACACATACCAGGACTTGACCCCAAGGCGGAAATCCTCATCTTGCTGGGCAGAGACATTGTGAGGGTCCATAAAGTCCGACAACAAGTGAACGGACCTCACAACGCCCCCTTTGCACAAAGACTGGATTTGGGATGGGTCCTGGTAGGAGACGTGTGCCTAGGGAACGCACACAAACCAGCCGTGAGCACGTTCAAGACAAGTGTGCTGGAGAACGGCCGACCCTCTATTCTCAGACCATGTGAAGGCTTCATGAAGCTGACTGAACATGTGTCCCACAGCAGGGAGCAAAAGAACAAACCACACAAGGCATCGTCGAAGGTTCTTGGATTAGATGTCTTCAACGAGACTGAGTCCGACAACAAACCTGCCCCGTCCATAGAGGACACCATCTTTTTGGAAATCATGGAGCAAGAAACGTACCGAGACACGTCAAACAACTGGGTCGCTCCTCTCCCCTTTAGAGTTCCCCGTCAACGTCTATCGAACAACCGCGAGCAGGTGTTCACTCGCTTCACCTCCCTGGAGAAGACGCTGCGGAGGAAAACTGAGATGAGAGACCAGTTTCTAGAgttcatgaagaaaatattcGACAACAGACATGCTGAAGTGGCTCCTATACTAGAGGAGAACGAAGAGTGTTGGTACCTGCCCACTTTCGGAGTCTACCACCCACAAAAGCCCGGAAGCATCCGCGTGGTGTTTGACTCCAGCGCAAAGTACTTCGGCACATCTCTAAATGGCATTCTTCTGTCAGGCCCAGACCTCAACAATTCCCTCATTGGGGTGTTGATCCGCTTTCGCAAGGAACAGGTAGCAGTGATGGCCGACATACAGCAGATGTTCCACTGCTTTCTTGTCCGAAGAGACCATAGGAACTATCTGAGGTTTTTGTGGTACAGAGACAACGACATGTCTAAGGATATCATCGACTACAGGATGAGAGTCCATGTATTCGGCAACAGCCCGTCACCGTCCGTAGCCATCTACGGACTAAGGAGAGCCATCCATGAAGGTGCTCACAAACACGGAGAAGACACGGTCCAGTTCGTCGAACATCATTTTTACGTAGATGATGGGCTCATCAGTGTGCCAACTGAAGCTGAAGCCATCAGCCTCCTACGGAGAACGCAGGCCTCTCTCAGCGAATCGAATCTGAGGCTTCACAAGTTCGCCTCAAACAGCGAAACCGTCCTCCAGGCCTTTGCACCAGAGGATAGAGCAGTTCCGAAAGACCTCGACCTTAGCGGTGAAGCTACACCAGTGCAACGCAGTTTGGGACTGTTGTGGGAGACCACGACAGACACTTTCACCTTTGCAGTCTCAGAGCACAAGAAACCCTTCACTCGCAGGGGAGTTCTGTCGACAGTGAACAGCGTGTTCGATCCTTTAGGCATGGTCGCACCCGTGACTATTGAAGGCAAGGGTCTCTTGAGGGAACTCAGCGTCAACGCCTGCGACTGGGACGCTCCTCTTCCAGAACAAAAGCTGAAGCAATGGGAAGCGTGGCGTGAGTCACTGCATGACTTAAGCAATCTGCATATCCCACGTTCATACACAGCAACATCACTTCCCAATGCTGTACACACAGAGCTATGCGTTTTTTCCGACGCATCCACGAAGGCCATTGGAGCAGTGGCATATCTCAGGACCATTCAAGCTGAGGGACAAGTCGAAGTAGGATTCATCTTGGGAAAGGCTAAGCTGGCCCCACAGTCCGAACCTACCATTCCACGGTTGGAATTGTGTGCCGCAGTATTAGCCGTGGAAGTCGCCGAGCTCATCCGAGATGAACTGGAGCTGAAATTTGATGCGATCAAGTTCTATTGTGACAGCAAGGTCGTGCTCGGATACAttcacaatcaaacaaaacgCTTCTATGTCTACGTTCACAATCGAGTCCGACGTATTCGTCAGTCCACAAGTCCTAACCAGTGGTTCTACGTCAACACAGAGGACAACCCAGCTGACCACGCATCCAGGTCAGTTCCTGCGTCCCAATTGACAAAGACTATGTGGTTCACTGGACCGGCCTTTTTGCACAAACCAAATTCATCTGACACAGACTCAAGCCAGACGTTTGAACTCGTTAACTCAGAATCAGACATGGAAATACGACCCGAAGTGAGTAGTTTTCTTACTCAGACTCAGAACCGGGGCTTTACCGTCACGCGGTTACAGCGCTTTTCATGCATGCGCGCCCTTACCAGGGCTATCGCCCTACTCATCCATATAGCTGGCACTTACAGACACGACAAGTCCAGTGAGTGTAAAGGATGGCATCACTGCAACCTCCCACGTACTCCGGATGAGTTGCTTCAGGCGAGACACATCATTATCAGAGCCGCACAGGAAGATGTCTTTGCAAAAGAGCTCACGGCTCTCGAGCTTGGAAACGCTGTATCCAAAAACAGTTCCCTTCACAAGCTCAGACCTGTTCTCGAAGGTGGTCTGATGCGCGTTGGCGGCAGATTAAAGCACGCTGACTTGAGTGCGCAAGAAATAAATCCAATCATCGTTCCCAAGACCAGCCACGTTTCTTTGCTGTTGGTGCGACAGTATCATGAAGAGGTGAAGCATCAAGGCCGCCACCTCACCGAAGGGGCTCTGAGAGCAGCAGGCTTCTGGGTCATAGGGGGAAAACGACTAGTTGTCTCTGTCTTGCACAACTGTGTAGTGTGCCGAAAGTTACGCCGAAGAACAGAGGGACAGCTCATGGCAGACTTACCCCCAGAACGCTTGCACACATGCCCACCTTTCACCTATGTAGGAGTGGATGTGTTCGGACCATGGCAAATCGTCACCAGGCGTACAAGAGGAGGACAGGCCCAAAGCAAAAGGTGGGCAATGCTCTTCTGCTGCATGAGCTCCCGTGCCGTGCACATCGAGATCATCGACTCACTAGATACGTCCAGTTGCATCAATGCATTGAGACGTTTCTTTGCCATACGGGGACCTGCAAAGCAGATAAGATCAGACCGTGCAACAAACTTTGTTTCCGCTGCAAAGGAACTGGGACTAAGCCAACAAAAATCCGACATCACAGTACAGAACTTCTTGAGTCAACATGGGTGCTCATGGGTGTTTAATCCTCCCCATGCGTCCCATATGGGAGGATCATGGGAACGTATGATAGGCCTGTCAAGACGGATCCTCGACGGGATCTTGCTCCAAGACCGCGTCCAACTTACCCACGACCTCTTGTGCACACTCATGATGGAAGTTACTGCGATAATCAATGCAAGACCACTTGTTCCAGTCTCGACTGACCCAGAGTCACCGTTTGCACTGTCTCCTGCAATGATACTCACCCAGAAGGTTGGCGTTACTCCACCACCTGGAGACTTCACAGACAATGATCTTCTCAGCAGACAATGGAAACAAGTTCAGGTTCTCGCTGACAGATTCTGGCGTCGCTGGCGTCAGGAGTTCCTCCCCACTCTACAAGCTCGCCGCAAATGGAGAGATGTCCAACGAGACCTCAAAGAAGGGGACATTGTGCTCCTGAAGAATAGTCAAGCTGCACGTAACGCGTGGCCTATGGCAAGGATCACAGCCGTCTTTCCTGGGAGAGACGGCAAAGTAAGGAAGGTGGAACTCAAGACGGCGGACCAAGGGACTGTGAAGGTGTTCTTGAGACCAGTGTCAGAGGTCGTTCTTCTTCTGGCCGAAGACTGA